The DNA sequence ATGGACGAGAAGATCGCGCCGCTGCCCCCGAATGTCCGTGTGATGACAGAATGGGGCCGCCCGGCCGACGTCATTCTGCTGTTCTGCCGCTCGCGGCTTGACCTCGAAACCCAGTTCACGCATGCCTCCAACGCCCTTGGCAAAAAGGGCCGGCTGTGGCTGGCCTGGCCGAAGAAGACCTCCGGCCTGCAGTCCGACCTGACTGAGCCGTTTGTCCGGGAGTACGGCCTGGCGCAGGGATTCGTCGACTACAAAATCTGTGCCATCGACGCGACCTGGTCCGGCCTCTGCTTTGCGCGCCGGTAGAAACGTACAATGACCCCTATGAGGGTTTTCCTGTTTCTATTGGCCGCGACGGCGTTGCCCGCGGCCGACCTGCGTTTGGGCATCATCGGCACCGACACCTCCCATGCTGTCGCTTTCACCGCCCTGCTGAACGATCCCGCCAACAAGAACCACCTTCCGGGGGCGCGTGTGGTCGCCGCCTACAAGGGGGGCAGCACGGACATCAAGGAGAGCTCCAGCCGGGTCGACAAGTACGCCGAGGAGTTGAGCACGAAGTACGGCGTGGAGCTGGCACCCGACATTCCCACGCTGCTCACGAAGGTCGACGCCATCCTGCTCGAAAGCGTCGACGGGCGCAAGCACCTCGAGCAGTTCCGCCAGATTGCCAAGTCCGGCAAGCCCGTCTTCATCGACAAGCCGCTCGCTTCCTCGCTGGCCGATGCCCGGGAGATCGCCAGGCTGGCGGACGAGAATCACGTGAAGTGGTTCTCCGCTTCCGTTCTCCGTTTCAGCGACGTCCTGCCCACCTTGAAGCTCGAAGGGCTGAATGGCGTTTATGCCTGGGGGCCCGGTCCGCTGGAGGAGCACCATCAGCTCAGTCTCTCGTGGTATGGCGTGCACACCGTCGAGACACTCTACACCATGATGGGCCGGGGCTGTGACGAGGTCACGTTCACTGGCTCCGACGAGGCCGACGTTGTAACCGGCAAGTGGAAGGATGGCCGCATCGGAACCATCCGGGTGATCCGCCCATATTCCGCTTTCGGTGTCACGGCCTTCTCGGCCAAGGCCATCAAGACCAACGAGAAGGACCTTTACACCGGGTATCAGAACCTGGTGAAGGAGATCATTCAGTTCTTCCAGACCGGCAAGGCGCCCATCGACGCCCAGGAGACCCTGGAGATGTTTGAGTTCATGGATGCCGCTCAGCGCAGCAAGGCCGCCGGGGGTGCGCCGACCAAACTTCGCTAAGCGGTCCAACGGCTATGCGCACCGACTTTGTCCTTTTCGGACCCGCGCACTTCGCGATCATGGCGGTGATCCCCTGTGTCGCCGCTCTGCTCGTGTGGCTCGTCCGGGGCAACGCCGTGGCCGCCCGCCGCGTCCGGCTGGCTTTCGGTTCGTTCCTGCTGGTGAATGAGCTGGTCTGGTACGGCTACAAGCTGTCCATGGAAGGCGTCCGATTTCCCGAGGGGCTGCCGTTACAGCTCTGCGATCTCTCCCTCTGGCTCACTGTGATTACCTTGCTGGCCCTTCGGCCGTGGACCTTCGAGCCCGGATTTTTTGTGGGCATTGCGGGCGCCAGCATGGCCGTCGTGACGCCCGAACTCTGGGCGCCCGCCTGGTCGTACCCGACGGCCTATTTCTTTGTGGCGCATGGCGGAATCATTGCGGCCATGCTGTTTCTGGTGTGGTCCGGCCAGGCACGGCCGGGGCCGCATGCCATGTGGCGCGGATTCCTTGTGCTCAACGCCTGGGCGGCCTTCGTCGGCACGTTCAACGCCATTTTCCACACCAACTACATGTTCCTCTGCCACAAGCCCGTCAGTGCGTCCGCCCTGGATGCCATGGGCCCTTGGCCCTGGTATCTCCTTGGTGGGGAGGTGGCGGCTCTGGTGCTCTTCGGGTTGCTGTCGCTGCCATTCCGCAAGCCTGGTCCCCCCGCCGGGGCTTGACAGGCCGTCAGGCGCCCACCAGTTCGGGTTTTGCCATGCGGCCTTTCATCAGCGCCGGCAGGCGGAAGACATGGCCGCGCTGGTTGGCGAAATAAAGGCAGGAACTGGACGGTTTCAACGCATCGCCGTCCGCCCACAATGCATAGAAGTCCGGATGGGCTCCGAGCGGCCGCCGGACATAAGTGTGATTGCGCTCGCTCTTCGCTGTCAGTGCGCCGGTGCGCTTCCAGGTCTGGCCTTGGTCGCGGCTCTCCCAATTCTCAACTTCCCCGCCGGTGCTCCAGGGCTGCGGTCCGGCGCCGGTCGGGACGATTATGCGCCATACGTCCTTTTCGAGATAGAGCGAGCCGTGATCGTAGTTGTGATCCGTTTCGGCAACCGTCGAGAAGTGCCACTCGGAGCCGGTCCAACGTGCCAGCATGAGATGCCTGGGCCCATTCTCCGGCCCTGGTTCATAGCCCTTGCTGGTGAGATACAGCAGAATGGGGCGGTCCGCCGCGTCATACTGCAGGTCCTTCAAATAGACCAGCAGCCCTTCCTTGCGGTAGTCGCGCACCAGGGCCGCGTTGTCCTCCGTGGCGACCGGCAGCAGCAGGCTGCGCCCGTCCACGGTTTCCCATGTCAGACCCGCGTTCGCGGTCTGCATGAAATGGAGATTGGTTCTTTGGTTGAGCCCTCCGGGATCCGGATGGAAATCGAATGCCGTACCCAGGCGGCTCCTCGATGGATTGGGCCAACTGATCTGGTAGTGGCCCTGGCCCGTAAACGCCAGTTCGCGCGGTTTGGTCCAGGAGAAGCCGTCCAGGCTGCTCATCGAGTACAAGGCGCGGCCGGAGGCGCTCCTGCCACCCCCCAGCGGCCGGTATCTTGTGTGCAGAAACAGGAAGCCCTTATGCGGAACAAACCACGGCTGCGTATACGAGAAGTTGGATTCCAGCACACGCTCGAAGCGGTCGATGGAGTACGGTTTGCTGCCGCGGTGGATGTAGGACGGTCTTGATGTGCCGTGCGAACTCGAGAAGATCCACAGGTACCCGTCATCGTCAATCGAGAGGGTGGGATTGTCGTGGGCATCGTCCGTATGCTTGTTCAGCAGGATGGTCGGCCGCGGAACGGTGCCTGTCTTGTGGTCGAAGTACGAGACCATGTGCAGCAGTTCCGGCTTGCTCTTCAACGATCCGCCGTAGCAGAAGAAGGTCTTGTGCGCCTCCTTCGAGTAGATGGCAATGGGCGCGTGTTGCTGCGGGTAGGTTGCGAACCCGCCGCTGTACTTGTAGACATACTTGTCTTTGGAGGGCTGGTTGAAGTACCAGATGCCCCGATAGCCGTCGTCCTTTGCTTGGGTGTTGCCTTCGGCGCGCCCCAATCCAATCAGAGCGGGTCCACCCGCCAGAGCGCCGGTAAGTAGCTTTCTCCTGTTGAGCATAAGTCCCGAGAGTGTCGATAGCTGGACTTTATCATGCGCTCTCGGACCTAGCCAAGCAATGCCTTGGTGCGCAACGTGTTCAGGCGCAATGCAGGCGGCGGGCCGCGTCCACCCGCGAGGCGCGCCATGCCGGAATGGCGGCCGAGGCGACAGCGATCGCCGCTACCGCCAGACCGGCGAGGGCCAGCGTGCCCGGGTTTCTCGCCGGAATGCCGAATACAAAATCCGTCAGCACGGTGGCGGCCAGCCAACTCCCGGCGCCACCCAGCACGACACCAGTCAGGGCAAGGCGCAGCGCGTGCCCGCTCGTCCAACTCAGTATCGACGCCGGAGTCGCGCCCAGGGCCAGCCGAATGGCAATCTCGGCCTCCCGCACGCTCACCCAGTAGTTCAACAAGCCGTAGATGCCCACCGCCGCCAAGGCCAGAGCCAAGCCCGCAAAGAGCCCCAGTAGGAGCGTGATGAATCGCCGCCGCTCCAGTCCGTTACGCAGATTCTGTTCCATGACGGTCAGCCGCTGTACGGGTAAGTCGCGGTCCAGTTGGCCCACCCGAGTGCGAATGGCCGAGGCAGGCAGAGAGGGGTCACCCGCTGTACGGATCATGACTGCCATCGCCTCGTCGGTCTGCTGCGAGAACGGCACATAGATCTCGGGCCGCGTCTGGCTATCCAACCCATCCTGGCGAACATCCCCCACCACGCCGGCAATTTCCAGCAACGGCCCGTCGATATAGGGCCCGCCCACCTTGATTTGATGCCCCACGGCGGACCCTGTCGGCCACCACTGGCGGGCAAAGGTCTCGTTCACAATCGCCACTTTGGGACCCGTGTGAACGTCCACACCGGAGAACACACGGCCCTGCCGGACGGGCACGCGCATGGTCTCGAAGTACGTCGGGGTGACCGAGTTGAACAGTGCGATGGGCACTTCGTTACGAGTCGGCACGGGCTGTCCCGGGATTGAATAGAACCAGTCCGGGCAGTCGCCGTGACCCGGCGGGCAGCGGATGGCGCTCACTTGGGCGATGCCGGGGACCGTTCGCAGATTCTCCATCAATGTGTTGTAGAAGTTCTCGCGCGCCTGACGGTCGGCATACTTGCCTTGCGGTAGCAGTAGCTCGAGAGCCAGTACATTCCTGGGCTCGTACCCGGGATCTGAATTCTGAGCCGCGGCCAGACTGCGAAGCAGGAGCCCGGACGCGAACGCCAGCACCAGCGTCAGCGCGATCTCGGAGACAACCAGAGCGCTCCGCACCCTCTGCCGCCGTCGCCCGCCCGATGATCGCGCCGAGTCCTTCAGTGCCGTCGTCAGATCCACGCGACCGGCTGTGAATACCGGCGCCAGGCCTGCCAGCAGTCCCGTGCCCAGCGTCAGCGCGCAAGCGAATAACAGCACTGGCAGGTCGAGCGCAATCTCCGCCAGCCGGGGAATACCCCGCGGCGCAGCCAGAATCAGTGTCCTCAGCGCCCATCCGGCCAACAGGATCCCAGATAGGCCTCCGCACGCCGCCAGGACCAGGTTTTCAGTGAGCAGTTGGCGAATCAGGCGAGGCCGGCCCGCGCCAATCGCCGTGCGGATGGCCAGTTCGCCGGACCGCGCCGTGTTGCGGGCCAGCAGCAGGCTGGCCACGTTGGCGCAGGCAATCAGCAGCACCAGCAGCGCCGCGCCCATCAGCACCAGCAGCATCCCGCGCACCTCGCCCGTCGCCTCCTCGGCGTAGAATCGCCCAAAGCTGCGATGCGCGTTCTCCGGGCCGGGATCGGCCTCCGCCAGATGGCGCATGATGGTGTCCAAATCGGTCCGGGCTTCGTCCAGTGTCACGCCTGGCTTCAGCCGGCCCAGGGCGCGAATGGAGCCGTGCTTCGAGCGATCCGTTGTCGAACCGCTGCGGGCGCCCAGCGACAGGTAATAGTCCACCGGCGTCGGTGCCCAGATCGGAGCGGCCACGCCGGTAACCTCGTACAGTTCACCGTCCAGTCGAATGCTCTTGCCGGCAATTGCGGGATCGCCGCCGAGCTCTTCCGCCCAAAAGCGATGGTTGAGCACCACGGCGCGATTCGCGCCCGGCCTGTCTTCCGCGTCCGTCCAGAACCGGCCCAGAACCGGCTTCATGCCCAGAATTGGGAAGTAGCGGCTGGTGACCGCCAAGCCGCGCGTCATCAGCGCCTGGCGCCCGCCGGTCAGGGTTAGGTGCAGGGAATGGTAGGCGGCCATTTCCTCCATGGTGTGGTTCCCCTGCAGCCAGTTCCGGTAGTTCACCCAGGTGACGCTGATCCCCGTGGCCTTGCCGGTGGATTCTCCCCACCAGACCAATCTCTCCGATCCTGGATATGGCAGCGGCTTCAAGACAACCGTGTTCAGCACGCTGAAGATCGCAGTGTTGACGCCAATACCCAGCGCCAGCGTCAGCACGATGACAACGGTCAGCGCCGGCGTCCGGCGCATCGCCCGCAGAGCATAGCGGACGTCCTGGATTAGGCTTTCCAGGGAAGGGAAGCCCCAGGACGCACGAGCCTCCTCCGCGACGCGCGTGGGGTTCCCGAAATGCCGCCGCGCGGCATCCAGGGCTTCGCCTTGAGGCAGCCCTCTGGCTGCACGGTCTTCGGCGTCCATTTCGAGATGCGTCTGGATCTCCTCGGCCAGGTCGTCAGAGACTCGTTCGCGGCCCGTAATCCACTGTGTCAGGCGGAACCACCACTCGCGCATCGAGCTAAGCCTCCGGATTCAACACTCGTGTCATCGCTTCGACAAACCGCTGCCACTTCGAGCTCTCCTTGATGAGTTGCTCGCGGCCCGCTGGCGTTAGAGTGTAATACCGGGCCCGCCGCGCATTCGGCGACACTTGCCACTCCGCACTCAGCCAGCCGCGCTGGAGAAGCCGTTGCAAGGCAGGGTAAAGCGACCCGTTGTCCACCAGAAACTCATGGCCCGATTGCCGTTCCAGGAACTGCGAGATCCCGTACGCGTGGTTCGGCCCGGCCTGCAGGCTGCGTAGGATCAACACCTCCAGCGTGCCTTGCAGGAACTCCAGAGGCTCCAGTGGACCATCTACCGTAGTCATTCTACCTGTATCCTCCGGGCAAACCCGTCCGCTGTCAACAGGCAATCTGGGGGATGAGGCGAATTGTTACAGGAGGGCGACCGACAGGCAACACAAAAAGGGCAGGTCGCCAGACCTGCCCTTTTCGCGAACTTGGTTGGAGAAGACGGTGCTTACTTCGCCTTCTTCTGCTTCTGCTGACCGACGCGGACTTTGAACTGCTTCTGTTGCATTTCTTCCCAGCCCTTCCAATCGAAGCGCTTGGAGGCATCGGCGAGATACTGGTCTACGTCCGCACCCTTAGGCAGGACGGCCATCAGGGTTGCTTCCTGGCCGGCGGGGCCGACGAGACGAAAACGGCGGACATTCGGAATCGACATAACCACTTCACTATACCAAATCGCTCAGCGCTTCGCCTAGCTCGGTCCTTTGAAACTGGAACCCCAGGTCCAGGGCCGCCTTGGGCAGTACGCGTTGGCTCTCCGTCAGGATTCCCGCCATCTCCCCATATAGCATCTGCAATGCGATCTGCGGTACCGGGAAGAACGCGGGACGATGCAATGCCTTTGCCAGGGCCTTCGTAAAATCCTTGTTTTGAATCGGATGCGGTGATACGCCATTCACGGCCCCCTGGACGGCCGGGTTCGATACGGCCCATCCAATCAGCCGGACCAGATCCTGAATATGGATCCACGACATCCACTGCCTACCTCCGGCGAGGGGCCCGCCGACTCCGGCGCGAAACGGCGGCAGCATCTTCTGTAGCGCGCCCCCGCGGCCCAGCGCGACACCGGTCCGCAGCTTCACCACGCGGATACCCAGCGCGCGCGCCAGGTCCGCCGTTGACTCCCACTCGCGGCAAACGTCCGGCAGAAAGCCGGTGCCCGGCTTCGACTGCTCAGTCAGTACCTCGTCCCCGCGTGCTCCATAGAACCCCGTGGCCGAGGCACAGACCAGCACCTGGGGGCGCGGCGACAGCGTAGTCATCGCTTGTACCAAGTGCCGGGTTCCCTCCACCCGGCTGCGGCGGATCGCCGTCTTCACCGCCGGACTCCAGCGCTGCGCCACCGGCTCACCGGCCAGGTGGATCACCGCGTCGGCGCCGAGGAGACTCGCCTCGGGCGGCTGTTCCGCAGCCGGATCCCAGGCGAAATACCCCGGGCGTCCGCCGGCACTCCGGCTGAGAAACCGCAATTCGTGGCCTTCCTGGCGCAGTGCCTCGCCAAGCGCGCTGCCCAGAAAGCCGGTAGCTCCCGTCAGTGTGATCTTCATGGCTCTCTCAGTGGACCCGAAACGGATCCTCCCCTGTCTGTTGCAGATGGGCGATCTCCCGCAGGTAGGCATCGACACCGGTCTTGCGCTTCATGCCTGCCAGGTTCATATAACGGATCATCCCGAAAATCGGCCGTTCCTGCCACGGCCGGTCGTGTAGGCCGAAACACCACAGGATGTTGGTATACGTGTTGGGATCGCGCCCATCCAGTGCGTACCGGTCATGAATGAAGATCATCGTCTCCAGAGCGTCCTGGCAGGTGCGGGACCACTCGATGATTTTCTTGCCCCAGTACATCCGGTAATACCCGTGGATTTTGCCCCGCAGCAACATCTCCGTCTGGCAGGCGTTCCAGAGCGCATCATGGGTTTCGGCGTGCTCAAATTGCCTCGTCGTGTAGCAGGGCGAGCGCGCGTCCGCCGCATGCTTTCGCAAAGTCGCCTTGGCCCAGTCCGGCAGGTTGCACAGCGAGTCGGGGTGCTCTACATGACGGGCATAGTTGAACGCCAGTTCGCGCCGTACAATCAGCTCCTCCAGAAACTCCGACGCGATCAGGTCATGCTCCTTGGCATACGCCGAGGCGGCCAGTGCGATCTCCAGCGAGGAGATCTGTCCGAAATGCAGGTACGGGCTCATGTCCGAGGTCGCATGAGCCGTGGGTTCGTTCCGTTCTCGCGCGTAGCGCCGCAGATTCTTTTCGAGGAAATGCTTCAGCAGTTTCTCGGCGGCCAGGCGCCCGCCGGTGTAGGAAATCGACGGCGGCACCGAGTGGTCGATCTGGCACGATGCCACCAGAGCGGGAATGTCTCCGGCGCCCACTGATAGGTGCCATTCCGGAGTGGTGCCGCCCCAGGCTCGCGCTGGCTTCCTCACAACGCACGGCTCCAGACAGTCCGGCAGCATCTTCGTGATCTTCGGCCGGATCGTATAGGCGGCGTACTCCCGCTTCTCCAGCGCATTCATCGGTACCACGCAGCTTGAGTCCACTGCCTGGAACGACACCCGGATCTTCCCCGGCACAGACTCGTTATGGACGGCCGCGATAAACGTGGGATAGTCGTCCGTTACGACGCACGCCGCGCGCTCCGCCAGGCGGTAGAACACGTCGTTGGGGTCGTCCCGCCTCCGTCGCAGGTAGAAGCAATATCCGATGCCCAACCTGGCCAGCCGCCGCTCAGTCTCCGGCGCACCTTCCAGGATGAACGTGTGGAGCCGGTCGTTGGCCTCTTTGTACGTGCAGGTCAGCCCCTCGTAGTAGAGCACCGGCAGGCGCAATTCGTCGGCACGTTGGATCGCCCAGGCCAAGGCATGGTTGGAGTCCACTCTCCGGTTCATCTGTGCCCAATAGAGGACATACTCCGCTCCGTCGCGCACCGGAGCATCATTCAGCGTTCGCACCCGCTGCTCAAGTTTGGTCGTGACCGCCACTGCCTTTCTGGATGACCGCAAACTACGCCTGGCAACAAAAGCGTGTTTGTTACATCCATGCTAGATCCTTTTCGAGCGCCGCTTGCGCGTCTTTCCACAGCGGGCCACTTTCGAGAAAACAAGACCCGCGCATTGCCAAGGAGATTCAGCATGAGCAAGACAGTATGGGCCTGGTGTGCCTTCATCGGGGTATCCGCCGCGTTTGGTCAACCGGCGA is a window from the uncultured Paludibaculum sp. genome containing:
- a CDS encoding Gfo/Idh/MocA family oxidoreductase, with protein sequence MTPMRVFLFLLAATALPAADLRLGIIGTDTSHAVAFTALLNDPANKNHLPGARVVAAYKGGSTDIKESSSRVDKYAEELSTKYGVELAPDIPTLLTKVDAILLESVDGRKHLEQFRQIAKSGKPVFIDKPLASSLADAREIARLADENHVKWFSASVLRFSDVLPTLKLEGLNGVYAWGPGPLEEHHQLSLSWYGVHTVETLYTMMGRGCDEVTFTGSDEADVVTGKWKDGRIGTIRVIRPYSAFGVTAFSAKAIKTNEKDLYTGYQNLVKEIIQFFQTGKAPIDAQETLEMFEFMDAAQRSKAAGGAPTKLR
- a CDS encoding TIGR02206 family membrane protein, with the translated sequence MRTDFVLFGPAHFAIMAVIPCVAALLVWLVRGNAVAARRVRLAFGSFLLVNELVWYGYKLSMEGVRFPEGLPLQLCDLSLWLTVITLLALRPWTFEPGFFVGIAGASMAVVTPELWAPAWSYPTAYFFVAHGGIIAAMLFLVWSGQARPGPHAMWRGFLVLNAWAAFVGTFNAIFHTNYMFLCHKPVSASALDAMGPWPWYLLGGEVAALVLFGLLSLPFRKPGPPAGA
- a CDS encoding BNR-4 repeat-containing protein is translated as MLNRRKLLTGALAGGPALIGLGRAEGNTQAKDDGYRGIWYFNQPSKDKYVYKYSGGFATYPQQHAPIAIYSKEAHKTFFCYGGSLKSKPELLHMVSYFDHKTGTVPRPTILLNKHTDDAHDNPTLSIDDDGYLWIFSSSHGTSRPSYIHRGSKPYSIDRFERVLESNFSYTQPWFVPHKGFLFLHTRYRPLGGGRSASGRALYSMSSLDGFSWTKPRELAFTGQGHYQISWPNPSRSRLGTAFDFHPDPGGLNQRTNLHFMQTANAGLTWETVDGRSLLLPVATEDNAALVRDYRKEGLLVYLKDLQYDAADRPILLYLTSKGYEPGPENGPRHLMLARWTGSEWHFSTVAETDHNYDHGSLYLEKDVWRIIVPTGAGPQPWSTGGEVENWESRDQGQTWKRTGALTAKSERNHTYVRRPLGAHPDFYALWADGDALKPSSSCLYFANQRGHVFRLPALMKGRMAKPELVGA
- a CDS encoding ABC transporter permease — encoded protein: MREWWFRLTQWITGRERVSDDLAEEIQTHLEMDAEDRAARGLPQGEALDAARRHFGNPTRVAEEARASWGFPSLESLIQDVRYALRAMRRTPALTVVIVLTLALGIGVNTAIFSVLNTVVLKPLPYPGSERLVWWGESTGKATGISVTWVNYRNWLQGNHTMEEMAAYHSLHLTLTGGRQALMTRGLAVTSRYFPILGMKPVLGRFWTDAEDRPGANRAVVLNHRFWAEELGGDPAIAGKSIRLDGELYEVTGVAAPIWAPTPVDYYLSLGARSGSTTDRSKHGSIRALGRLKPGVTLDEARTDLDTIMRHLAEADPGPENAHRSFGRFYAEEATGEVRGMLLVLMGAALLVLLIACANVASLLLARNTARSGELAIRTAIGAGRPRLIRQLLTENLVLAACGGLSGILLAGWALRTLILAAPRGIPRLAEIALDLPVLLFACALTLGTGLLAGLAPVFTAGRVDLTTALKDSARSSGGRRRQRVRSALVVSEIALTLVLAFASGLLLRSLAAAQNSDPGYEPRNVLALELLLPQGKYADRQARENFYNTLMENLRTVPGIAQVSAIRCPPGHGDCPDWFYSIPGQPVPTRNEVPIALFNSVTPTYFETMRVPVRQGRVFSGVDVHTGPKVAIVNETFARQWWPTGSAVGHQIKVGGPYIDGPLLEIAGVVGDVRQDGLDSQTRPEIYVPFSQQTDEAMAVMIRTAGDPSLPASAIRTRVGQLDRDLPVQRLTVMEQNLRNGLERRRFITLLLGLFAGLALALAAVGIYGLLNYWVSVREAEIAIRLALGATPASILSWTSGHALRLALTGVVLGGAGSWLAATVLTDFVFGIPARNPGTLALAGLAVAAIAVASAAIPAWRASRVDAARRLHCA
- a CDS encoding PadR family transcriptional regulator, with product MTTVDGPLEPLEFLQGTLEVLILRSLQAGPNHAYGISQFLERQSGHEFLVDNGSLYPALQRLLQRGWLSAEWQVSPNARRARYYTLTPAGREQLIKESSKWQRFVEAMTRVLNPEA
- a CDS encoding TIGR01777 family oxidoreductase, producing the protein MKITLTGATGFLGSALGEALRQEGHELRFLSRSAGGRPGYFAWDPAAEQPPEASLLGADAVIHLAGEPVAQRWSPAVKTAIRRSRVEGTRHLVQAMTTLSPRPQVLVCASATGFYGARGDEVLTEQSKPGTGFLPDVCREWESTADLARALGIRVVKLRTGVALGRGGALQKMLPPFRAGVGGPLAGGRQWMSWIHIQDLVRLIGWAVSNPAVQGAVNGVSPHPIQNKDFTKALAKALHRPAFFPVPQIALQMLYGEMAGILTESQRVLPKAALDLGFQFQRTELGEALSDLV
- a CDS encoding deoxyribodipyrimidine photo-lyase — protein: MRTLNDAPVRDGAEYVLYWAQMNRRVDSNHALAWAIQRADELRLPVLYYEGLTCTYKEANDRLHTFILEGAPETERRLARLGIGYCFYLRRRRDDPNDVFYRLAERAACVVTDDYPTFIAAVHNESVPGKIRVSFQAVDSSCVVPMNALEKREYAAYTIRPKITKMLPDCLEPCVVRKPARAWGGTTPEWHLSVGAGDIPALVASCQIDHSVPPSISYTGGRLAAEKLLKHFLEKNLRRYARERNEPTAHATSDMSPYLHFGQISSLEIALAASAYAKEHDLIASEFLEELIVRRELAFNYARHVEHPDSLCNLPDWAKATLRKHAADARSPCYTTRQFEHAETHDALWNACQTEMLLRGKIHGYYRMYWGKKIIEWSRTCQDALETMIFIHDRYALDGRDPNTYTNILWCFGLHDRPWQERPIFGMIRYMNLAGMKRKTGVDAYLREIAHLQQTGEDPFRVH